The Stieleria maiorica genome includes the window CGTCCGGGATGTGGTCATTCCGATATATACTGCGTTGCCGCAGCGGACAGGTATCGTCGCCTGTCCCCTGACGCCGATCGCCCCAAAGATCGCTTCTGAGCCCGCCGACTCGAAATCGCTGTACTCCGTTTTGACCACGCTGTCTCCTTCCCCGGCCGGCATCGACGCCGTTCGACAAAAATGTCGGCAAACGCTGGACCGCGTTCGCGGCGAATTGCTGGCCGCCCGAAATGATGCCGGACACTGGAGCGGCCAACTGGCCGCCAGCGCGCTCAGCACCGCCACGGCCGTCAGCGCCTTTTCGGCGGTTCTGCTCAATGGTGATCCGGCCGAGCCTGAATCGCTGCGAGCAATGGTCCGCCAGGGGCTGAGCTACCTGGGAACCCAACAGAATCACGACGGCGGATTCGGCGACACCGACCGCAGCCATTCCAACATCGCCACCAGTTACCTCGTTTTATCGGCGTCGACGCTGGCGGAAAGGATCGGCGAACCACCGCTCGCTCCGACCGCCGTGCAGCAACTGAATCAGTACCTGGACCGGGCCGGCCGGCTAGACGGGCTGCGCAAGCGATACGGGACCGACAAAACGTTCGTCGTGCCGATCATGAACAACATGGCCATCGCCGGCCTGATCTCCTGGGACCAGGTCGCCGCCCTGCCATTCGAAGCGGCCGTCTTTCCGCAATCGATGTATCGCTTTTTGCAGATGCCGGTGGTCAGCTATGCGATCCCCGCGCTGGTGGCGATCGGCCAAGCACGGCATTTCCTCGGTCGCCGCGCGATCGCCCCGCTCCGGCTGATCCGCTCGCTCTGCGTCAATCGAACCCTCGCGGTGCTGGAAAGGATGCAACCGGCCAGCGGCGGCTATCTCGAAGCGACCCCGTTGACCGCGTTCGTGGTGATGAGTCTGGCGGCGACCGGGCGATGCGATCTGCCGGTCGTGCGAAACGGTTTGCGGTTTCTAACCCAATCGATGCTCGACGGCGGACGCTGGCCGATCGATACCAATTTGGCCACGTGGGCGACGTCGTTATCCATTCACGCGTTGGTCTGTGATCCGGCGGACGCCGGCGATTGGTACAGCGAACAACTGGCCGACTGGCACCTGGGTTGCCAGCACCTGACGCGACATCCGTTTACCGGTGCCGAGCCGGGCGGCTGGGGCTGGACCGATTTAAGCGGGGCGGTCCCGGACAGCGACGACACACCGGCCGCCATCCTGGCCCTCGGACTGATGCGTCCACACGCCGACGCAATTCGACAGACTCAAATGCACGACGCGATGATTCGCGGCGGCCGCTGGCTGATCCGGCTGCAAAACCGAAACGGCGGCTGGCCGACGTTCTGCCGCGGCTGGGGAAAGCTGCCCTTTGATCGCAGCAGCACCGACCTGACCGCCCACGCGCTGCGGGCGCTTCGGGCCATCGCGAATGGACCGCTACCGTCGCAGCCGGATGAATTTCTCCGGTCCCAGGACGAACGAGCCGTTTCGCGCAAGCGTACGGGCCACGCCCTAGATCCGTCACGCCCGAGCCCGTGGGCTCGCGCCCAGCGGCTGATGCAATCGCCCGACCGATCGCGTGAAAGGGGATTGAGCGTGGTGGAGCTTGACCGCGCCAATCGCAGAGCGTTGCGATATTTGTCACGGCAGCAACAACCCGATGGGGCATGGATGCCGCTTTGGTTCGGCAACCAAGACCGCGACGACGAATCCAACCCGATCTACGGAACGGCAAAAGTTCTGATCGCGGGCGGGACTGCCCCCCGCCAAGAAGCGGCGGCATGCGATTATCTGGTGCAGAACCAGAACGCCGACGGCGGTTGGGGCGGAGGAGCATCGGTCGCCGAAAAAATCCGCTCCCTGGTCGAATCCGACCCCGAATTCGCGTCGATCGCCCCGCAAATCCCCGAGGGCTTGGAAAGTAGCGTGGAGGAAACGGGGCTCGCCGTCGAAGCGCTCGCGACGGTGATCCTGCGCCGCCGCGATGCCCCCCCTAACGTCGGTCCGCAATCTGAAAACGAGAACGGAAATTTGCGATCCGATCGCCTCGCAGGCGGGTTCACAAAGCAACGACCAGAATGTTCTTCCGCAGACAGTGCCGCCGCTGTGAACGATGCCTTGGTGGCGGCTATACTACGCGGGGTCGAATTCTTGATGCACAGTGTCGAGGATCGGCGACATCAAGTGGCGTGGCCGATCGGATTCTATTTTGCCAAGCTCTGGTACCATGAACGCTTGTATCCGCTGATCTTCACCGCCGCCGCGCTGGGAAAAGTTCTCCGCGTGCTGGCCGAGAAACACGACCCGAATTGGCCTCGATGACGATCGGTCCTCCGGTCCCAGGCTACAGTGAACCCACCTTAGATTCCCGCACCATTTCTCGCCCCGAGGTAATCGGTTTGTCGACCGGATACAGCCCCAGCGATGCCACTGCCAGCCAAACCGTCCCCCCATCGTCGTCGGATTCCGCGTCCTCAGACGCCGCCGCGGGATCGCGCAGCCGACGTCGCAAGACGAGTCACCTGAAAGAGGTTCCTGAAACTCTGGAGCTGCGCGAAAGTCTTCGCGCCCGCTGTGAGCAGGTCGCCGATCGCTTGGACCGCAGCGTCCCGATGACCAAGGACGAATTGGAGCAAGTCGCTCGGCGGACGCTGGAAGAAGCCGACTTGCCCGAATCGCTGGTCGGCTGGGTGATGGTGATGATCAGCACCTCGTTCTGGCGCCACGCCCTGGAAGGGGTTCCCCCGGAGCGGCGTTTGTTCCTGTTGCCACACTGCCTGAAGCACGCCGAGGGATGCCCGGCGGAATACGACGAGTTCGGGATGAACTGCAAAGAATGCGGGGCATGCAGCATCGCCGACTTCCGCGGGCTGGCCGAAGAAATGGGCTACCGCGTGTTGGTCGCCGAAGGTTCACCCGTGGTGATGAAGATCATCGTCGGCGGGTACGTCGATGCGGTGATCGGCGTGGCTTGCTTGAACGTCTTGGAAAAGGCGATCGACAAAGTCCTACTGGCGGGGATTCCCTGCATGGCGGTCCCGCTGCTCAGTAGCGATTGTCGAAACACCAAAGTCGACGAAGCGTGGGTCGACCAAATGATCCGCACGCCCTACCAGCCGGCCCAGCAGGAGACCCGCAGCTACGTTCACCTGATGCGCGCGGCAGGCGATTTATTCCTGCCCGAGACGCTCGAAGCGAACGCGCCGCGCCTGCGTGGCAAATCGGCGTTCGGCACCGGCGAGTTGACCGCCCAGACTGTCGCCGCGATGGATGCGGTCGAAGCCACCGAACACATCGCGTACGACTTTCTCGCCCGCGGCGGCAAACACTCGCGACCGTTCATCACGCTGGCAGCCTACGACGCGATGACCGGCGGCGATTGCACCGGCAGCAACGCGGCCCGCGCGATCGCGGAACTGCCCCAATCGGTCCGCAGGGCCGCCCTGAGCATCGAGACCTTTCACAAAGCCAGTCTGGTCCACGACGACATCGAAGACGACGATTCCTTTCGCTATGGCCAACCCTCGCTGCACAAAGTGTTCGGCGTCCCGACGGCCATCAACGTCGGCGACTTCCTGGTCGGCATGGGCTACCGCCTGATCAGCGACCGCAGTGCGATGGCCGATACCGGTGCGGCCGCCCAAATCGATGTCATGGATTGCCTGGCCGCCGCCCACATGCGACTCGGGGAAGGCCAGGGCGCCGAATTGTTGTGGCGCGACGGCACGGACCGTCGGTTGACGCCGCTGGATGCGTTAAAGATTTATGCGCTCAAGACTTCCCCGGCATTCGAGGCCGCTCTGTATAGCGGTGTCCGGCTGGGCTGTGGCGACGACGCCGATGGAAAGGCAAACGAGTACCGCGAGGCAATCCGCGCCTTCAGTCGTAACCTGGGCGTCGCCTTCCAGATCCTCAACGACCTGGGTGATTTCGCCGGCGATGACGACAACAAGCTCTCCGCCGGCGGCGACATCTTTGGCGGCAGACCGACGTTGCTGTGGGCGCTGGCGCTGGAGTCGCTCAACGAACACGACCGACACGAACTGCTGGGGCTGGCCGATGCCGATTGCATGCTCAGCGACAGCGAACGATTGAGCGCCGTCCGGCGGCTGTACGAGAAAGCCGGCGTCTTTGACACCGCATTCCGGCTCGTCGACAAACATCAACAACGCGCCGAACAGGTCGCCGACAAACTGGAACCCGACGCGCTGCGACGATTGCTGTACTTCCTGGTCGACACCGTGCTCGAACGCCCCGAGATCCACTCCCCCAAGGTCGTCTCGCTGGGTGTTGCCGCTGCCACGGTGTGATTCGGTCGACTCACGATCCATCACTTCATTCTTCTAACGTCCCCCGAGCGGATTCATGGTTGCTGGGCTTTCCAAAGACGACGCCGACGTAAAAATCGAAACGCTGTTGGCAGAGTTCTACGACCCCGAAACGGGGTTTGCCCAGTGGGGACAATGCAGTTCGACGCTTCGGATGCCCTCGCCCTATGACGAACTGCTCAATCATCATTCGCACATGACCGTGACCGTCGAGTCACATCATGGTGAAAAGGTCGACGTCGTCGTTCATCGAAATCACCGCCATGCCGATGACCACGGCGATTGGTACGTCCGCGAGATCACCCTGAAGACCCAGACCAGCGGCAAGGTCGTGCAGTACGGAATCGTCCGACTGAACGTCTCCGCCCTCGCACCCGAAGTCTGGAAACGGATCGAATCGCAACAGACACCGCTTGGCCGTGTCTTGATCGAACACAACGTGCTGCGCGAAGTCCAACTCTGTGAGCTGTGGGAAATCCAGGCCGGACCGGCCCTGGCAAGCCTGCTGCACGCCGAACCGGGAGACACCGTTTACGGGCGAACCGCACTGATCTATTGCGACGGCGAACCCGCCATCGAACTGCTGGAAGTCGTCGCCAAGTAAGCTCCCGTTCCTTCCGGCCAATCAGATGCTCAATCCCCTTCGATCGCTCGTCCTGGTCTGCCTGTCCCTCGTCCTCGCCACCGCCTGCGCGGCCCAATCGATCGCGGACAACCAACGGTGGGCGATCGAGGCACGTCGGGCGCTCGACCAACTGGATTACAAATCGGCAGCGAAGGCCGCCGATAAGATCGCCAAGTCACCGGCAACCGACGAGTTTCAACGCGTCGCCGCGGACACGCTGCTTCGCTGCGGCGAATCGAAACGCGCGATCGAGTTGTTCGAGCGTTATCTGACCCAACGCCCCAACGACCGACCCTATTTGTGGCAACTCGGGATCGCGTATTACTTTGCCGGAAGATTTAAAGACGGTGCCAAGTTGTTCGAAATCCATCGCGAAGTGAACCCCAACGATGTCGAGAATGCGGCCTGGCATTTCCTCTGCGTTGCCAAAGCCGAATCACCGGAGAAAGCAAAACAGCTGCTGCTGCCGGCCCCCAACGATTCACGCGCCCCGATGGAAGAGGTCCTGCAGATGTTTCACTCGGGTGACGTCGAACCGGTCAAAGAACGCATGAACTCATTCACCTCCGGTTCGGCTGCGTCCCGGTCGGCCAACTTCTACGGCCACTTTTACTTGGGGCTGTATGCCGATGCGTTGGCAGACGAAGCGACCGCGAAGAAGCACCTGGACATCGCCGCCAAAGACGCACCACGAAACTACATGGGCGACATCGCCAAGGTCTACGCCGCCCACCTGAAACCGAAGCTGTAGCCCACGTCGTGCATGACGACTTGGATGCCATTGCGCCGAGTAACTCAGCAAAGCCAAGACGTTCGGCGTCACCCTCGCGCTAAACCTGATCCGGTTTGGCAGTCGCCTTCATGATCGTGAAGAATGAAAACGGATTGGGCTTGTAGCGTTGGTCGATGCGAATCGGCAACTCACGCAACACTTCCTCGAGTTCCAAGTCGGTCCGCCAACCGAGTCGCTTGGTCACGTTGCCCGCCGAGTCCACCACGCGGGCGATGAGGGGATTGTCGCTGCGAAAGTGGTTGATGATCAAGATCTTCCCGCCCGGTCGGCAGACGCGAACCAGTTCGCGCATCATCTTGGCCGGGTTGGAAACCACGCTGACGGTGTGAAACGACGTCACGACGTCAAACTGATCGTCGGCAAACTCCAGCTCCTCGGCATTCATCGGCTGAACCGAAATGTGATCCCACCCCTTCCGGTTGATCAGCGTTTGCGCTTCGGCCAGCATCGATTCCGACAGGTCGATGCCGGTCAATTGGATGTGACGGGGATAGCTCGCCAGCGACAGCCCCGTGCCGACACCGACCTCCAAAACCCTGGCACCTTCGGGCAACTGCATCGCGCCGACTTCCGCGCGGATGTTCTTTCCGGCCACGGCAGGCCAGAAGGCTTGGTAGGCGGGCACAAGATTGTGATACAGCTTCGCCGCGTGGGGGACTCGCGACCGCTTGGGCTCCGAATCGGACTTGTCTTTGGAATCTTGCGGGTGCGGCGTGACAGTGCTCATCAACGGTTGCTCTCGGACGACAAACGCCAGGTGGGAAGATTGGTCGGCTAGTATAGCGACACCTGTATCGTCTGCAGCGCGCCGCCCCACCCGATGTTTTCGGCTAGTCTGTAGCCGAAAGCATTGCAAATTTCGCTCCGCCGTCAAATCGGCCCGCTGTCCCTCGGAGAACCCCAAGGCATGACAGGACAAGGGTTTAAGCGAGATTTCGCCGTGCGGCCGCGGGGACATTTCGACGCATTTATTACGTCCTCGTTACAAACCACGGGCTCCTCGCTGCAGCAGCATCGCGGCGACCGGACGACGGATTGTCGTCTTGCCCCAACCACCCTGGAGGGCCGAGCAAAGCATGGGGCAGAGCCACCAAGCCAAGACAAAACCCTCCCGGGAAGGGAGGGGCGAGCGATGGGAGACGAGGGTGTCTCGCTGGCCCATTCCAAGGCTCCGCCCTGGAACGCACCGCGACTGTGGCTCCAGCCACACACGGACGTGCAACCAGAGGCGGAGCGTGCCTTCAATGTCTTGATGACTTCAAGCACGATCCAGACGCGAATCGCATACCCGACTCAGCTTTTTCGGGCGGGGCCGTCCGGATGGTCGGATCGTTCCGCCGCAGGACGTTCGCCGATGGATTCGCCCGCCGAGCGCGATTGGCCCTGCGACGCGTCCCGAGACGTCGGCGATTGCCAGATGCCAGCGGGCCCGACGACCAATGTTTCTTTCAGCCCATGAACGGACTCGATCGTCAAGCTTGGCAGAACCGACCAGGTAGATGGAGTGATCATCTCTCAACCTATGGAAAATGCCCGCCGCAGTGTCGGCGAGCGGAATCGAATGGTGATGCACACTGAACAACCTCGCCTATTGCACCGCCCCACATCGGTTTGAATTGACGTTCCCGCCAATCAACATCCGCTTGGCAGGGCGGTTGAGACGATTAGAGGGAACTTACAACCAATCTGACGGAAAAACCAAGCCCGATTTCAAAGCGTAGTGCACCGCATGAAAATTGATTTTTTGATCACCGAGCTGAACGTCGGCGGCGCCGAGAAAGCGTTGACCGAATTGGCCCTCGGGATGCATCGACGCGGGCACCAGGTGCGAGTCCTCTCGATCGGCTCGGAACCCTGCCAAGAACGCCATCGCCTGGTCGATCGACTGGCTGCCGAGAAAGTCGAACTCGAATTCGGCGGCTTTGATCACTGGAGTCAAATGCTAGCGGCCAGACGGTGGCTGATACGCCGAATCAGTGCTTCACCACCCGAGCTGTGCCAAACGTTTCTCTTTCACGCCAACTGTTTGGGAACGTTCGCGGCCAAACGCGTCGGTGTCCCGCACGTCATCGGCGGGCTTCGCGTCGCCGAATCCAAACGCATCCGATTGGCAGTGGAGTCTCGAGCGGTGCGGCGAATGAGTCACGTCGTTTGCGTCAGCCGACAAGTCCGATCGTTTGCGATCAAGCTGCTGTCGGCCAACCCTCAAACCAGTTCGGTCATCCCCAACGGAGTCGACATCGCGACATACCGAGACGCGGCTCTAGCCGATTGGTCGCAGATCGGATGGCCCAACGACAGCCAGGTTGCGATCTTTGTCGGCCGGCTTCATCCCCAGAAAGGGATCGAATTGATCCAACAGCAATTCGACTCCCTGTTCGCCGCTCACCCCGGCCGGCGACTGCTGATGATCGGGGACGGCCCGCTGCGAGACCCCCTGGCGCAATGGGCCGATGCAATGGGGCCTGACCGAGTCCAAATCCTGCCGTGGCAAAACGACGTCGCGCCGTTTCTGAAAGCGGCAACACTGCTGATGCTCCCGAGCCACTATGAGGGCATGCCCAACGTCGTCATGGAGGCGATGGCCGCCGGATGCGTGACCGTGTGCAGCCGCGTCGAAGGCAGCGCCGAACTACTGGGCGACGAATCGGGCGAGCGATGCAAGCGTCAGGGTTTTCTTCCCGGTGACGGACCAGCCATGGCGCAGCTCGCCGATGCATTCTTTTGCTCGAAAGACCTCCGCCAATCGATCGCCCGAGCCAACCAACAACACCTCGAGCAAAACTACACCAACCGCCAAATGATCGATCGCTACGAAACACTCTACCGATCGCACCTCACTGCCAATGGTGCATTGTAGAACCGTTGTCCCAACTGTTCCCCCGTGACCGCTTCGCGGGCACCCCCGAAATCGGTCTTTCCGATCGGTGGCTTTGATGGTGTCTTTGATGGGTGGCACCAATTGCAGCACGTGGGGTGACCGGAGTGAGGCGAGGTGGATCCGGGGCCCCGTTCCTCCGAGGGGGCTGCCGTGTGGCCGCGGAACGCCGGGTCCCGTCTCGGTACCCCTGGGCGTACAATTGAGCCGCCTTTCCAAACTCCGATTGCCGAAGGGGCAACACTGCCCCGGTGGCGTTGGTCCCCCGCGTGCGGACA containing:
- a CDS encoding tetratricopeptide repeat protein; translated protein: MLNPLRSLVLVCLSLVLATACAAQSIADNQRWAIEARRALDQLDYKSAAKAADKIAKSPATDEFQRVAADTLLRCGESKRAIELFERYLTQRPNDRPYLWQLGIAYYFAGRFKDGAKLFEIHREVNPNDVENAAWHFLCVAKAESPEKAKQLLLPAPNDSRAPMEEVLQMFHSGDVEPVKERMNSFTSGSAASRSANFYGHFYLGLYADALADEATAKKHLDIAAKDAPRNYMGDIAKVYAAHLKPKL
- a CDS encoding prenyltransferase/squalene oxidase repeat-containing protein, with the translated sequence MVAGRVVAGRMAGHVRDVVIPIYTALPQRTGIVACPLTPIAPKIASEPADSKSLYSVLTTLSPSPAGIDAVRQKCRQTLDRVRGELLAARNDAGHWSGQLAASALSTATAVSAFSAVLLNGDPAEPESLRAMVRQGLSYLGTQQNHDGGFGDTDRSHSNIATSYLVLSASTLAERIGEPPLAPTAVQQLNQYLDRAGRLDGLRKRYGTDKTFVVPIMNNMAIAGLISWDQVAALPFEAAVFPQSMYRFLQMPVVSYAIPALVAIGQARHFLGRRAIAPLRLIRSLCVNRTLAVLERMQPASGGYLEATPLTAFVVMSLAATGRCDLPVVRNGLRFLTQSMLDGGRWPIDTNLATWATSLSIHALVCDPADAGDWYSEQLADWHLGCQHLTRHPFTGAEPGGWGWTDLSGAVPDSDDTPAAILALGLMRPHADAIRQTQMHDAMIRGGRWLIRLQNRNGGWPTFCRGWGKLPFDRSSTDLTAHALRALRAIANGPLPSQPDEFLRSQDERAVSRKRTGHALDPSRPSPWARAQRLMQSPDRSRERGLSVVELDRANRRALRYLSRQQQPDGAWMPLWFGNQDRDDESNPIYGTAKVLIAGGTAPRQEAAACDYLVQNQNADGGWGGGASVAEKIRSLVESDPEFASIAPQIPEGLESSVEETGLAVEALATVILRRRDAPPNVGPQSENENGNLRSDRLAGGFTKQRPECSSADSAAAVNDALVAAILRGVEFLMHSVEDRRHQVAWPIGFYFAKLWYHERLYPLIFTAAALGKVLRVLAEKHDPNWPR
- a CDS encoding glycosyltransferase, with product MKIDFLITELNVGGAEKALTELALGMHRRGHQVRVLSIGSEPCQERHRLVDRLAAEKVELEFGGFDHWSQMLAARRWLIRRISASPPELCQTFLFHANCLGTFAAKRVGVPHVIGGLRVAESKRIRLAVESRAVRRMSHVVCVSRQVRSFAIKLLSANPQTSSVIPNGVDIATYRDAALADWSQIGWPNDSQVAIFVGRLHPQKGIELIQQQFDSLFAAHPGRRLLMIGDGPLRDPLAQWADAMGPDRVQILPWQNDVAPFLKAATLLMLPSHYEGMPNVVMEAMAAGCVTVCSRVEGSAELLGDESGERCKRQGFLPGDGPAMAQLADAFFCSKDLRQSIARANQQHLEQNYTNRQMIDRYETLYRSHLTANGAL
- a CDS encoding class I SAM-dependent methyltransferase encodes the protein MSTVTPHPQDSKDKSDSEPKRSRVPHAAKLYHNLVPAYQAFWPAVAGKNIRAEVGAMQLPEGARVLEVGVGTGLSLASYPRHIQLTGIDLSESMLAEAQTLINRKGWDHISVQPMNAEELEFADDQFDVVTSFHTVSVVSNPAKMMRELVRVCRPGGKILIINHFRSDNPLIARVVDSAGNVTKRLGWRTDLELEEVLRELPIRIDQRYKPNPFSFFTIMKATAKPDQV
- a CDS encoding polyprenyl synthetase family protein, with product MTIGPPVPGYSEPTLDSRTISRPEVIGLSTGYSPSDATASQTVPPSSSDSASSDAAAGSRSRRRKTSHLKEVPETLELRESLRARCEQVADRLDRSVPMTKDELEQVARRTLEEADLPESLVGWVMVMISTSFWRHALEGVPPERRLFLLPHCLKHAEGCPAEYDEFGMNCKECGACSIADFRGLAEEMGYRVLVAEGSPVVMKIIVGGYVDAVIGVACLNVLEKAIDKVLLAGIPCMAVPLLSSDCRNTKVDEAWVDQMIRTPYQPAQQETRSYVHLMRAAGDLFLPETLEANAPRLRGKSAFGTGELTAQTVAAMDAVEATEHIAYDFLARGGKHSRPFITLAAYDAMTGGDCTGSNAARAIAELPQSVRRAALSIETFHKASLVHDDIEDDDSFRYGQPSLHKVFGVPTAINVGDFLVGMGYRLISDRSAMADTGAAAQIDVMDCLAAAHMRLGEGQGAELLWRDGTDRRLTPLDALKIYALKTSPAFEAALYSGVRLGCGDDADGKANEYREAIRAFSRNLGVAFQILNDLGDFAGDDDNKLSAGGDIFGGRPTLLWALALESLNEHDRHELLGLADADCMLSDSERLSAVRRLYEKAGVFDTAFRLVDKHQQRAEQVADKLEPDALRRLLYFLVDTVLERPEIHSPKVVSLGVAAATV